CCACTTCTGGCGGAGGGGACAGCATCAAAAGGAGGCTGTCCCCATGTTGTTATACGTCGGAATACGAATCAGGCCGGAGCAGTTCTGTCAGCTCCGGCCTGATTGTGATTTAGTTGATAGACGCTAGATAGTGAATTCCACCGTCGCGACCTTCTTCTTTCCCAGCTTCAACGAGAGGTTTGAGCCGTTGGGCTTGAGCTCACCGCGGCGCTCTTCGTTAAGGTTAGTGAGCCAAGCTTTCTTGATCGGCTTCGCGAACTTCAATTGGGCGGTTACTGGTTTGTTCTCGGGGTTATACACGCGCACGACGTAGCTCTTGTCGCGGTCTTCGTGGCGCTTGAACGCCGTAAGCTGGACGTTGCCGCCGGAAAGCGTCAAGAAGCTCTGCGACTTCGGCAGCGTGCCTTTGTGCGGACCGCACTGCGCCGGTTCGAGCGGCAGGTTGAGTTCGTCGGCTTCTTGGAACACACCGTTGGTCCAGTCGCCCTTGTGCGGGTAGATGCTGTAGGTCCACTCGTGTTGGCCGATGCACTGGGCGAGGTCCATCTCCGGATAGACTTCCCAACGTCCGAAGATGGGGCAGTTGCGGTAGGTAAACGCGCGGAACAGCGTAATGCCCAGCGTGCGCTCTTTGTTGTCGAGCGCTTCGTATTCGCGGATGCCTGTGTTGAGAATCGCGAAGCCCTTCTTGCCGTCGGTCATGTCGACGAAGCGGTACATCGGGTACTGAGGGTTCGGGCGGCCGTAGTAGGCCTTGCCCTTCTTGACCGTGATATCGCGCGCGATAACGTCGTAGGCGGCCTCGGAGTACGTTTCCTTGGCGTTGAGGCGCGTGGGGAACATGACACGCAGGCGGTGGTTACGGCACTGGTTGTCGAGCGAAGTCGTCACGTCGAGGCGGCGCTGTCCGGCGCGCAACGTGAAGCGGCTGGTGACGACGAGCGTCTTGCGTTCCTTCGTGCGGCGCGTGTGGCTCATTTCGGCTTCGCGGAACTGCGCCGTCAATTCGTCGTCGATGCCGATGGGGATCTCCATGCGGTACTCGACGCGGACGCGAGCCAGCAGCGGACCGGCTTCTTCCAACACGATGGCGCAGGGGCCTCCGTGCGACGTGATGGTTTCGTTGGTGTGTGGCTCCATGTGTATCCACGAGTGGCCGGTTTCACCGGTGTCTTCGAGGTAATGCAGTCCCGCATAGACCTGGCCCGTTTCCTTGTGGGTCATGTCGAGCGTGCCGTCGCTGTTGAAGACGACGCGAAGGTACTCGTTTTCGAGAACGTTAGTCTCTGGGGCGAGCGAGCCAGGCTCGTATTGCCACTTGGGTTCGCGGACGATGTGGTAGGTCTTGTAGCCGAACGCTGGGATGTCGTCGACTTCGACATGGCACAGCACGCGTTGGGAGTTCATTTCGATAGAGATGTCCTGCAAGTTGCGGATGAGCGTGCTCCACTCGAACTGTTCTTTGCGTTGGATGCGCGAGACTTTCTTGCCGTCGGGCGTGCGGATGCTGAATGCGTCGTAGCCCATCTTGTCCGGCATGTCGATGAACGCGGACACGACGCCTTTGCGCGGGAACGGCGACGGATTGAAGACGGTTAACACCGAGTCCTTCGGCGTCAGGTCGGAGTTGTCGACGGCGATCTGCACCGCGCCCATGCCGCGCCGTGCGAGGCCTTCGCCGATGATGCACACCTGGTCGTAGCGGTAGAGCGAGTCCCGCTCCATCTGATCGATGCCCGCGCCGGTGATCGTGTCGTGCGGATGGTTCTGCAGGAGCAGCTTCCATGCACGGTCGATAGCGGATTTGACGTACTCGCCGCCAACCATGGAGCCGATGGCGCTCCACGGCTCGGCCATACGCTGCAGGGTCACTTCTGCCTTATGGTTGGCGCGCTTCAGGCGCGTGCGCGCGCTGATGACGTCACCCATAAGGTGTGTCCACTTGCCGGTGGAGCCGGGGTCGCGGCTTTCGCCGGTGAGCAAGGTGGGGTTCTTCACTTCCTTGCGCATGGCTTCCATGTACGTGCGCAGATCCGAGAGTTTGATGTCGTGTTCGGGAAGCAGCTTCTGGCAGAGTTTCATGATCCGCGATTCTTCGGGATCGGGATCGCTTGTGTCGAAGCCCTGCATACAGCAGATGTGGCTGGTCGTAAAGTGCTCGGACTCGTCCTTCACGAGCTTCAGCAATTGATCCCGGATGGGTTTGTCGTTCCACTGCTTGATGTGCTTGTCGAGTACGTAGTAGTGCTCACGCGGACGCTCCTCGCGCGCAAGACGGAACGGCGCCGAACCGCGGTCCCAATCGTAGCGCGCGAACACATCATCGGAACCGTATCGCAGCACGCGGTAGACATAGACGTAATAGCTGAATCGGCTCATGCAGCCAAAGCGCATACCGAGGAGACGCGAGCCATCAGGGCCTTCCAGCATGAATTCGCTATGGGGCGTGTTGATACCGCGATAGAAGATGATCGTGTCAATGTCGAAGCCGTTGTAGATTTGCGGCATCTGCGACGTTTGTCCGTAACCGAACGGCGTATAGCCGACCTTTGAGACCGCTCCCAGGTCTTGCGCGACACGGTGGCCGACCAACAGGTTGCGCGTCAGGGATTCGGCATTGACGAGATACTCTTCCGGAAGCGAATACCACGGGCCCACGATAAGCCGGCCTGACTTGACGTGCTTTTCGATGGTCGCGCGCTTTTCGGGGCGGAGTTCCAGGTAGTCCTCGACGCAGAGCGTCTGCGAGTCCATCGTGAACGAATGGAATTCAGGGTCGTTATCGAGCAATTCGAGAAGGTTGTCCATGAAATCCAGAAGTAACAGGCGTGTCTCCTCGAAGGGATATCCCCATTCACGATCCCAATGCGAATTCGACACGACATGGATGGTTTTACGGCCTTTGGACATGGAACTTCTCCCGGGGGTTGATTAGAGGCGGATATGATGACAAATGGAGAGGGGGGCGCGCAATTCGGCTACGATTTGAAGAAGAGGCAGTGAGTGCGTGGTATAATACGGTCCACATTTGGACTTTGTTTGACAGGAGGCTTGAAGCGCAATGTCGCTCAAGGAACGATTGACCATCGAACCCGGAAAACGGGGCGGAAAGCCTTGTATTCGCGGTATGCGAATCACTGTGTACGACGTGCTGCAGTACATGGCTTCCGGTATGACTGCAGAGGAGATTCTAGCGGACTTTCCGTACTTGACGCACGACGATATTCTTGCTTCGTTGGCATACGCCGCGGAACGTGAACATGCTACTCTGGTCGTCCCTGCGTGAAGCTGCTCCTTGATCAGAATCTGTCTCCGCGATTAACTCGTTTGCTGTCTCACCAATTCCCCGGCATCCTTCACGTCAGTGAGATTGGTCTTGATAGGGCTAGTGACCTTGCCGTTTGGGAGTATGCTAGAGAAAACGACTGCACTATTGTCACTAAAGACGCAGACTTCAGCGAACTCGGCACTATTGAGGGTTTTCCTCCCAGGGTAATTTGGATTCGCCGAGGTAACTGCTCGACAAGCGATATTGAAGCTCTTCTAAAGCAAAATCGCGACGCTATAGCTATGTTGATTGCCGATCCGACGGCTGGCGTGCTTGTCTTGATGTAGTAGAGCTTCAGATGTACATCCGAACTGCAGGATTCCCTGATGAACACATTTGAGCCGCCCCCTCTGCCTCCGCAACAGATTCCACCATCTCCAACATTGGAACCGGGTGAAGGTCCGCCGCCAGCAAAGCCAAAGTCGTCGGGGGCTTTGGGTCCGATCGGCGGGGCTATCGCTTTGGTTGTTGCGTTTGCCGCCAAGTTCAAGTTTTTGCTGGCACCCTTCGCGAAGTTCTTTCCCATCGCTCTGAAGACAGGCGGGACGATGATTCTGTCGATTGGGTTGTATGCGGTGGAATGGGGATGGATGTATGCCGTGGGGTTTGTGTTTCTCATTCTTGTGCACGAGTGCGGACACTTGGTTGCCGCTCGCATGTTTGAATTGAAGGCGGGAATGCCGGTCTTTATCCCGTTTATGGGAGCGTTTATCGCGCTGAAGGAAGCTCCGCGCAACGCGTGGATCGAGGCGTGGGTGGGAATTGGCGGGCCGTTGCTAGGGACGGCTGGTGCTCTCGTGTGCGTTCTGATTTATTCCGTGACGCAGGAACCGCTGTTCATCGCGCTTGCCTACACGGGATTCTTTCTGAATCTATTCAATCTGGCGCCAATCAGTCCACTTGACGGCGGGCGTATTGTGACCGCGCTGTCTCCGTGGCTTTGGTTGGTGGGACTTGCCATTGTCGGCGTGTTGGTATACACGCACATGAATCCCATTCTCTTCCTCTTGTTGCTGTTGGCCGCGCCACGGCTGTTCATGCTGTTTCGCGCAAAGACAGACGAGGAGCGGCGCTATTTCGAGGTGAGTGGGGAACGGCGGTTCGCCATGGCTACACTCTACTTCGGGCTAATCGCTTTCCTCGTCGTGGGTATGGAACTCACGCACATCAGACCGCCGGAGTAATCCAACGCACTTACTTCGAGCCGGATCAGTCAACCTTAGGCAAGTCGAAGTGGAGACCCTGGACTGGCCAGCCGTTTTCGTCTGTGAACCGGATGTTCACTCCCCAGCGGCCTTTGTGGTTGAGCGACGTGATCGCGAGCGTGTTGTCCCCCTTGGGAATCGTCAGCGGTATGGTCTCTTCGAAATCGTATCGATCTTTGTAGACCATGCCATGTCCCTTCTCGGGGTATTGACGATGGTCCGCGACCACGTTCTTGTTCAGCCAGACGATGGCGCCGTCATCCCAATTGAAATGCATGACCACCTTCTGTTCTTCGTCGGCATGAATCGTTGCCACAAGGTGGACCGAGCAATTGTCCGTGGCCAGATAATCGAAGGCGGCCCCAAGACGAACGCTTCCCAATGAGTCCCAATTCCGGAACTTGAACCAGCGCACCGCGCCATCCCTGCCGTACACGGGCAGGTCGGGATTGATGGGCGCAAGCGCGGCGTTGGGCGCGGACTGCGCGGCGTGGGTGGCCGGATTCGAGAGCATGCCCAGCACCATCCATTCGGCGGGAGTGCCGAACCGTTCGCAATACATCTGCGGAGTCAGTTCTCCCGCATCAAAGGCGCGCACGTTCTTCACCAGATCGAGAATATGCGGGTCCTGCGACGTCGATTTGTCCTTCAGGATGTTGTGCCATTCGGCGACCACGTGTTCTTCGTCTTCGAAAGGAGTGTTGGTTAGCTTGTACTTCTCGCGGATGTCCGGCGCGTATGAATGCCACACGGCGTGACTCGTGAAGGACCAGATGTAGCGCTTGGCGGTCAATCGAAGGATTTCTATTTGCTGACGGAGTTCCGCCAACTCCTTGTCCCACGGTTGCATGGGGTAGTCCTTACCGCCAGTTTCCACGCGATGCAGCGGCCACACGCCCGGCGCAACCGAGCAGCGGTTATTCCAGTACGCCAAGACGGACTTGTCTTGGATGAGCTTGCGAACGTTCAAATCGCCCGCTCTTCCCAGCGCGACTTGAGACACCGGGTCCAAGAGGCTGTATGAACGTTCATACGTGAAGTGGAGTCCTCCGGGAGCGTCGCGTTTGGCCATAGCTTCAAGAATGGCGCACTGATAGGCCGTGCAAATCGGGCGGCCCCAGAGTTCGCCGGGCAACAGCAAGATGACGGCATCGGGATAGGCATCCAGCACGGCATTCACCGTAGCTGCGCCTTGCTCGCGCGCCGCGGCTAGCAGGTCCTCGGTGGTATAACCGTCATATGTATACACGGCGTGGTCCAGGGAATAGCGAGGATAGGGATATTCCACGTCAATGGCCACGCCGCGGAACCCCATCTCCTTTGCGGCGCGACCGACTGCGGAAAAGTGCGTGACCATCTTCGCCGTGTAATCTTTGGAAAGGAGTGTTTGCGACGAAGGCCACTCGTCGCTGTCACCGAAGTAGACGCCCAGGAAGTTCTCCGTCGCACCTGCTTTGCTCAGGCTGGCAACATTCTGACGGGCAAGGTCCATCCAGGAGGAGTCCTGGGGGGGCGCACCGTCCACGCCAAGAGAACTCGTGACGCTCGTATCCCAACTGCCAATGACGAAGAAGAGTCCATCGTAGATCTGCGCGACGTCGGAAGCGTGGTCGTTCAGGTATGCGTTGGGCTGCGCGGAATACGCGAGCATCTTGGGCGTGGGCTCGGCATTGGCCTGTACCGGAAGAATGGCTGATAGAAATGCTACACACGCGAGCAAAGACTTTCGATTCATGATGGACTCCTACTGATCATTGGACGGGCCACGTACCAATCATATGGCAGACGTCCAGTTTGCGTGGCGTGATCGTGACACGCGGCCCAATGGATGTAAAGTCGCGCCTATGGCTTGAACTGTTGAAGGGAGCTGAATCTGAAGGCTCTCACAAAGGCCTGCGGAGATTCCCCCACAAGTATCTTGGGAAATGGCCCCTGCAACGTCTAGAATGGAGGCTCGGGCCGCGAGTCGGGTTGCGGTTCCCAGGCGCAGATCATGAGAGGGGGATGTCATGAAGTCAGCGAGTCGGACGATCCGGGTACTGACAGTATTGGGAGCGATTGCCATGGTGTGTGGTGTCGCGACGACTGCGAAGGCAGTGGCGTCGGGTGAAGTGCGATCTGGATTTGCGGCGCCAACCGTGGAGTACAGCACGGCGCCGCTGTGGGTGTGGAATGACATGATGTCCGAGGAGCAGGTGCGGCAATCCTTGCGCGACATGGCCTCGCAGCACGTCATGCAGGCGTTTGTTCATCCGCGTCCCGGTCTGATGACGCCTTACCTCTCCGATCAGTGGTTTGCGATGTGGAAGGTCGCGCTCGACGAGGCCAAGAAACTTGGCATGCGCATTTGGATCTATGACGAGAATTCCTATCCGTCGGGATTCGCCGGTGGATTCCTGGGCGAAGTAATGCCTGAAGCGCGCGGCCGGGGCTTGAAATATGAAGACGTGGAAGAAGTTGCCACTCCCCTCGGTGAAGACGTGTTGGCCGTGTATCGTCTCGATGGCGACGCCTACACGAACGTGACAAAAGAGAGCTCTTTACCCAAAGGGAAGTACTGTGTCGTGACGCAGGTCTTCGCGCCGACCAGCCCATGGTTTGCGGGCAAGACCAACATTGACCACCTGATTCCCGGTGCAACCGAGAAGTTTCTAGAGATCACGCTGGATGCGTGCAAGGCGCACTTCGGCGACGAGTTCGGCAAGTTGGTGCCGGGGTCGTTCACGGATGAGCCGCATCTCGGCATGGTGGGACTGCATTGGACGCCGGATCTGCCCGAAGCTTTTCAGAAGCGATGGGGGTACGACATTATGGCGAACTTGCCGTCGCTCGTGAAGGACGTGGGCGATTGGAGACGCGTGCGCCACAACTACTACCAGTTGCTCAATGAGCTCTTCATTGAACGTTGGGCCAAGCCGTACTACGAGTATTGTGAGCGCAATAACCTGGCGTTCACCGGCCATTACTGGGAACACGAATGGCCGAACACGACGACCGTGCCGGACAACATGGCGATGGGCGCGTGGCAGCACGTCCCTGGCATCGACATTCTGTTCAATCAGTACAACGAAGGCGTACATGCCCAGGTCGGAAACGATCGCGCAGTAATAGAGTTGGCGAGTGTCGCCAATCAACTCGGCAGGCAACGCCGGCTCTGTGAAGCATACGGAGGCGGCGGTTGGGACCTGCGCTTTGAGGATATGAAGCGGATCGGCGACTGGATCAGTGTCCTGGGTGTTAACTTCATTGACCAGCATCTGGTTCATTCGACGTTGCGCGGCGCGCGCAAAGGCGACTATCCGCAGACGTTTTCGTATCACGCGACGTGGTGGGACGCCTACGGAATCCAAGGCCAGTATCTCACGCGAGTGTCGTATGCGATGTCGCAGGGCGAGCAAATCAACACGGTGCTCGTTCTTGAACCGACTTCGACGATGTGGATGTACCAGGTGAGTGACAACGGAAGGCTCAATGCCACGGGCGAGGACTTCCAGCGTTACGTGACCCAGTTGGCCAAGGATAACGTGGAGTTTGACCTGGGTTGCGAGTACATACTTGCAAACTGGGGCCGCGCGGAAAATGGCAAGCTCATCGTCGGCAAGCGCACGTACGACCTGGTTGTGCTCCCGGTGCATACGGAAAACCTCGATGACGCGACGATGTCGCTTCTCGAAACGTATCTGGCGCAGGGTGGCGCAGTGTTGTGTGAAGCCGACCAACCGCCGGCGTACGTCGACGGCAATGCGTCGGACCGTGGCGTGAAAGCCAGCCAGGCCAAAGGATGGCAGAAGCCCGGCAGCGCCACGACACTTCAGGATCGGCAGGCCGGAGCCGACAGTCCGTTCTCTATTGTCCTTGATAAGAAGGCAGACACTGTCTTGTACCATCAGCGGCGCACGCTGGACGATGGTGAACTCGTGTTTCTTGTGAATACGAGTGACACCGTGCCCGCGAGCGGTAAGTTTCGCTCTGTAATGAAGGGCGTGGAAGAGTGGAATCTGGAGACGGGCGAGACCGGGTTGCCGTACCCGTTCGATGCGAAGGACGGAGGCGTGCAGGCGGCATTTGAGGTGCCGCCGTGTGGAAGTCTGCTGCTGTTCCTTTCGCGAGATACACGCGAACCTGTCAAGGTCAAGCCGATTCCTGCGATGGTCAATGTTGCCGAGAAAGGCGATCTGACAGTCAAGCGGGCCACATCGAACGTGTTGACGCTCGATTATGTAGATGTGACCGTGGGCGGAGAGAAGCGTGAAGCGCAGTATTACTATGGCGCGGCGGAACTCATTTTTCAGAAGCATGGGCTGGATCGCAATCCCTGGGATCATGCGGTGCAGTTCAAGGATGAGTTGATCAGCAAGACGTTTGCGCCAGACAGCGGATTCGAAGCGACGTACCATTTCAACATCGAAGGAGACGCGCCCAAAGGTTTGCGCGCGGTGGTGGAGCGGCCGGATCTCTATGCGATTACGTGCAATGGGACTACCGTTACGGCTATTCCCGGCGAATGGTGGACCGATCGTGCATGGGGGGTGATCGACATCGACGCGTGTGTGAAGTCGGGCGACAATACGCTGACCATTAAGGCGCAACCGTTCACGATGTTCCACGAGCTGGAACGCGCGTATATTCTCGGCGAGTTCAGTCTGAAGTCGACGGACAAGGGATTTGCCATCGCGACGGAAACGGGGCTCGCGCTTGGAGCGTGGAATGTGCAAGGGTGCCCATTCTATGGCGCGGGAGTGACCTACACGCAGCGTTTTGATATCCCGAGGCGCGATGGCCGAGTGGAAGTCGTGCTTGGCGACTGGTTGGGAAGTGTTGTGAAGGTGCGAGTAAACGGTGAGAATGCCGGGTACATCTACCATAGGCCGTTCACGTGCGACATCTCCAAATGGGTCAAGCCCGGCGAGAATACGGTCGAAGTGGAAGTCATAGGGACAAACAAGAATACGCTTGGTCCTCACCACGGTAATCCACCGCTGGGCATTGCCGCGCCTGACATGTTCCGCAAGGGACCGGTGCCCGGACCGCCCGCTGGAACCGAATACAGCACGCTTGGTTACGGTTTGTTTACGCCGTTCCGAGTGCGCTGCGAGAAATAGCGGCCATTCAGCGCAATCGCGTGTAGAAGAGCACCGTCATCCATCGCCCTGCGGCGTTGAAGTATCGCTTGCCTATGCGCAAGGGGACGCAGAGCAGTGAGGAGGGGCTGCGATGAGATTCGTTGTTGTCATCGGTTCACTTCTGTCGATGGGGCTTTTGCCCGCCTACGCGCAAGTCCCGCGTAATGATGCGGCTATTCAGGAAGTCGCGGAGGGTAAGCGCGATACTGCAAACGCGGCATGGTGGGGATTCTCGACAGAAGATGCGACCGAAGCGCTTCAATCCGCAATCGACTCAAAGGCGGCGCGCGTCGTGGTGCCGTTCATGGGCGCGGATTGGATTGTGCGCCCGATTCGTCTGCGCGGCAATCTTGAGTTGTGTTTCGAGCCGGGCGTTGTCGTCATGGCAAAGAAGGACGAGTTTCAAGGCCCCGGCGATAGTCTTTTCTCAGGAGATGCGCTGGAGAATCTGAAGATTTCCGGTTACGGCGCGACGCTGCGAATGCGCAAGCAAGACTACGCAGCGGCTCCGTACAAGAAGGGCGAATGGCGGATGGTCATTGATTTGGGCGGATGCCGCAACGTGACTATCGAGGGGATGCGGCTGGAAAGCAGCGGGGGGGATGGCATCTATGTGGGCGCCGGCGGCGGCGACAAGCCGTACTGCGAAAACGTGACCATTCGCAACGTCGTGTGCCACGACAATTACCGGCAAGGCATCAGCGTTATCAGCGCGAAGGATCTGTTGATCGAGAACTGCACAATGTCCGGGACGGGGGGGACAGCTCCCGAGGCTGGGATTGATTTCGAGCCCAATGCGCCCAACGAAAGACTGGAGAATTGTGTAGTGCGGAATTGCCAGTTCGCGGACAATGAAGGGGCGGGGATTCTCGTGTATCTAAAGCCGCTCGACAAGACCAGCGCGCCCGTGTCGCTGCTCTTCGAGAATTGTCACGTGCGCGGCGGGAACGACGCGGGCATTGGCATTGGCGCAATCAAGGAGGACGGCCCCGGCGGCACGGTGGAGTTCAGGAATTGCACCGTGGAGAACTCCCAGAAATGCGGAGCGTTTATCTACGACAAGGCGGCGGGAAGTGCCCTGGTGCGATTTGTGAATTGCACGTGGAATAACGTCGGCATGGGAAAGCGATCCGGAGAATCAGGGCCATTTCCTCCCCTGCTCATTTCGCAGATGTACAAAGGAACCGCGCCGCAACTCGGTGGAATTGCGTTCGAGGAGTGTTCGGTCTTTGATGCAGTGGACCGGCCGGTGCTGGAAGTCGAGGAAGCAAAAGGCGACCAAGGTATTGCGAATTTGACGGGGACTATCGCGCTATTTGGGCCGCATGAACCTAGAATAACGGTGGTGAATCCCGTTGAAAGTTTACAGGTGATTTCGGGCTCTTCGCGGCCTCGACCGTAGGACGCATAGCGCCTGAGACCTAGCAGCCGTAGAATGATTGAAAGAAAGAGGGTGTTCGCATGGGGGTGGTTTCAATGCGCGTGTGGGTGTGTCTGGCAATCGCGGCCATGACTTCAGCAAGCGCCGCTTTCGGTGACGGCGAGACGATTATAGAGCGATTCGACAGCAGAGGAGTTCCGAAAATCGCGCGGGAACTCAGCGCGAAGTTGTCAATGGCAAAAGACAAAGATGCGAGGCGGTCGCTTCTTGAGGTCCGGTGCAAACCCGCTGCCGAATCAGGCGTAGTGCTGGGATCCGGAGAAGATCTGTGGGATTGGTCGGGGAGTGGCGGCGTGGCGTTTGACGTGTTGAACATCGGCGGTTCGCCGCTTGCATTGTGTATCCGCATTGACAGCGTGGGCGAAAAGGGGCGCGAAGCGTCGGTAAATCGATGCATCACGATTGGTCCTTCCAGCCGGAGGACTGTGCCCATTTCGTTTGCGCGCAATGGCGCTGGACCGTATTGGGGCATGCGTGGCATTCCAGAATTCGGACCCATTACTCGATATGGCTTTGACCTCGGGGAATTGGGATTGGACTTGAAGGCCGTCGCCAGAGTGACCCTTTTCGTGAAGGATGCCAAAGGTGGCGAGTCGTTTCGTATTTCCGATCTGCGCCTGTTCAATGAGGGGAGCGCTACGCAGTGGATCGTTCCCAATCCGTTTATCGACCGGTACGGTCAGTATATTCATGCAGACTGGCCCGGCAAGGTTCACAGCGACGATGAGTTGAAAGAACTTCACGCGAAGGAACAAGCGGAATTGGCGTCCGCTCCGAGGCCCGCGGGCTACGACGAGTATTGGGGCTGGCTCGAAGGTCCGCAGCTTCAGGCAACGGGCCGTTTTCGCGTGGAGAAGGTCGATGGGAAATGGTGGTTCGTGACGCCAACTGGCCGCCTCTTCTTGTCTCTTGGCATGGATTGCGTGACACCTGGAGACAGCACGTTTGTTGAGGGACGCAAGGACTGGTTCGAGTGGATTCCCGAGGACAACTCGCCGTTCGCCGAGTTCATTGGCATGCAGCATGGCGTACACAGCATGGCCGAGCCCATCAACGGGAATGGCCGGACATTCAACTTCTATAACGCGAATTTGAAGCGTGTGTATGGCGACGGTTGGTCACAGGCTTTCTTCGAGCGCGCTGACAAGCGTCTGTGCGCGTGGGGCTTCAATACGATAGCCTTCTTCACGCCGTCGGATGCGACGAACGCGTCCAAACTACCGTATATTGCGGGTGCCGGGACCGCTTCCAATCGTGTTCTGGAGGGGGGGAAGGGGTACTGGGGTAAGATGAGGGACGTCTTCGATCCTTCGTTTGAACCTCTTACGGTCGAGAATATCGCCAAAAGTTGCGAACGCTACAAAGACGATCCGCGCGTAATTGGGTACTTTGTCGATAACGAATTGTCGTGGTCCGGGATCCCCATGGGAACTTTGGACAGCCCTCCCGATCAGCCCGCGCGCATTGCATTTATTGACGATCTGAAATCCAAGTACGGAACGATCGAAAAGGTCAATGCCGCGTGGGGAACAGACGCGAAAGACTGGGACAGCCTGCGGCTTCCGCGTGCTGTCAATGATGCAACGCAAGAAGACGCCGGGGCATTCGAATACCGGTTTGCGCGCAGGTACTTCGATACGGTTGCCGGGGCAATTCGTAAGTACGATCCCGGTCATCTGTACATGGGATGCCGGTTTACGCTTGCCTATTTCCCGAAGAACGTTGTGCGCGCGTGCGCGGAAGTTGTGGATGTGTTGAGCATTAACGCGTACATCACCGAGATCGCGCCGGATCAGCTCGTCGAGTACGGAAAGCCCGTAATCATCGGCGAGTTTCATTTTGGCGCACTGGATCGCGGGATGTTTCACACGGGCCTGCGCACTGCGGACAACCAAGCGCA
Above is a window of Candidatus Hydrogenedentota bacterium DNA encoding:
- a CDS encoding site-2 protease family protein; the protein is MNTFEPPPLPPQQIPPSPTLEPGEGPPPAKPKSSGALGPIGGAIALVVAFAAKFKFLLAPFAKFFPIALKTGGTMILSIGLYAVEWGWMYAVGFVFLILVHECGHLVAARMFELKAGMPVFIPFMGAFIALKEAPRNAWIEAWVGIGGPLLGTAGALVCVLIYSVTQEPLFIALAYTGFFLNLFNLAPISPLDGGRIVTALSPWLWLVGLAIVGVLVYTHMNPILFLLLLLAAPRLFMLFRAKTDEERRYFEVSGERRFAMATLYFGLIAFLVVGMELTHIRPPE
- a CDS encoding DUF433 domain-containing protein, whose protein sequence is MSLKERLTIEPGKRGGKPCIRGMRITVYDVLQYMASGMTAEEILADFPYLTHDDILASLAYAAEREHATLVVPA
- a CDS encoding DUF5615 family PIN-like protein, producing the protein MKLLLDQNLSPRLTRLLSHQFPGILHVSEIGLDRASDLAVWEYARENDCTIVTKDADFSELGTIEGFPPRVIWIRRGNCSTSDIEALLKQNRDAIAMLIADPTAGVLVLM
- a CDS encoding beta-galactosidase is translated as MGVVSMRVWVCLAIAAMTSASAAFGDGETIIERFDSRGVPKIARELSAKLSMAKDKDARRSLLEVRCKPAAESGVVLGSGEDLWDWSGSGGVAFDVLNIGGSPLALCIRIDSVGEKGREASVNRCITIGPSSRRTVPISFARNGAGPYWGMRGIPEFGPITRYGFDLGELGLDLKAVARVTLFVKDAKGGESFRISDLRLFNEGSATQWIVPNPFIDRYGQYIHADWPGKVHSDDELKELHAKEQAELASAPRPAGYDEYWGWLEGPQLQATGRFRVEKVDGKWWFVTPTGRLFLSLGMDCVTPGDSTFVEGRKDWFEWIPEDNSPFAEFIGMQHGVHSMAEPINGNGRTFNFYNANLKRVYGDGWSQAFFERADKRLCAWGFNTIAFFTPSDATNASKLPYIAGAGTASNRVLEGGKGYWGKMRDVFDPSFEPLTVENIAKSCERYKDDPRVIGYFVDNELSWSGIPMGTLDSPPDQPARIAFIDDLKSKYGTIEKVNAAWGTDAKDWDSLRLPRAVNDATQEDAGAFEYRFARRYFDTVAGAIRKYDPGHLYMGCRFTLAYFPKNVVRACAEVVDVLSINAYITEIAPDQLVEYGKPVIIGEFHFGALDRGMFHTGLRTADNQAHRAQRYEDYVRSVAVNPAFIGCHWFQYCDQPTTGRVLDGECYSIGFVNTADIPYKELVDAAKDIHGKVYKIRRESGLRMPE
- a CDS encoding right-handed parallel beta-helix repeat-containing protein, whose protein sequence is MRFVVVIGSLLSMGLLPAYAQVPRNDAAIQEVAEGKRDTANAAWWGFSTEDATEALQSAIDSKAARVVVPFMGADWIVRPIRLRGNLELCFEPGVVVMAKKDEFQGPGDSLFSGDALENLKISGYGATLRMRKQDYAAAPYKKGEWRMVIDLGGCRNVTIEGMRLESSGGDGIYVGAGGGDKPYCENVTIRNVVCHDNYRQGISVISAKDLLIENCTMSGTGGTAPEAGIDFEPNAPNERLENCVVRNCQFADNEGAGILVYLKPLDKTSAPVSLLFENCHVRGGNDAGIGIGAIKEDGPGGTVEFRNCTVENSQKCGAFIYDKAAGSALVRFVNCTWNNVGMGKRSGESGPFPPLLISQMYKGTAPQLGGIAFEECSVFDAVDRPVLEVEEAKGDQGIANLTGTIALFGPHEPRITVVNPVESLQVISGSSRPRP